From Streptomyces sp. TLI_105, the proteins below share one genomic window:
- a CDS encoding DUF350 domain-containing protein, producing the protein MSDIVNGLGRAGAYGALGVVLLILGIVLVDLLTPGKLGRQIWEDRNRNAAILLSSALLGIGGIVFTSIWTTYDHFGRGLVSTAAFGLLGLVMMAVAFLVVDLVTPGKLGATLVDPEPHPAVWVTASCNIAVSAIVSASIA; encoded by the coding sequence ATGAGCGACATCGTCAACGGCCTCGGCCGGGCCGGCGCCTACGGCGCCCTCGGCGTGGTCCTGCTGATCCTCGGCATCGTGCTCGTGGACCTGCTGACCCCCGGGAAGCTCGGGCGCCAGATCTGGGAGGACCGCAACCGCAACGCCGCGATCCTGCTGAGCTCGGCGCTCCTCGGGATCGGCGGCATCGTCTTCACCTCCATCTGGACGACGTACGACCACTTCGGCAGGGGGCTCGTCTCCACCGCCGCGTTCGGCCTCCTCGGCCTGGTGATGATGGCGGTGGCCTTCCTCGTCGTCGACCTGGTCACGCCGGGGAAGCTCGGCGCCACGCTCGTCGACCCCGAGCCGCACCCGGCGGTCTGGGTGACGGCCTCCTGCAACATCGCGGTCTCGGCGATCGTCTCCGCCTCGATCGCCTGA